Proteins found in one Terriglobia bacterium genomic segment:
- a CDS encoding sulfite exporter TauE/SafE family protein gives MPDIVHILAIAGVALVASTLAAVSGFGGAAVLLPILVATFGMREAIPILTVAQLIGNASRVWFNRRELDWQVVGWFAVGGIPLALIGGILFARAPIPLLSRLLGLFLILVVIWRHVRPQTTTKPPVWSFSLIGAGASFLSALLGSVGPVMAPFFLAYGLVKNAYIGTEAMSTVVMHVFKLIAYHESSILPAHAVLAGLSIGPVMILGSYLGKRIVARLPEKVFVWIIEATLLIAGVGFLWKG, from the coding sequence TTGCCTGATATCGTTCACATCCTGGCAATCGCCGGTGTCGCGCTGGTGGCCTCGACCCTGGCCGCTGTCTCCGGTTTTGGCGGAGCCGCCGTGCTGCTACCTATCCTGGTGGCCACTTTCGGAATGCGAGAAGCCATCCCGATCCTGACGGTCGCCCAGTTGATCGGCAATGCCAGCCGCGTCTGGTTCAACCGCCGGGAACTCGACTGGCAGGTGGTCGGCTGGTTTGCGGTCGGCGGAATTCCCCTGGCACTGATCGGGGGCATACTCTTCGCCCGGGCACCGATACCGTTGCTCAGCCGCCTGCTCGGGCTCTTCCTTATATTAGTGGTCATCTGGCGGCACGTTCGGCCGCAGACCACCACAAAGCCGCCCGTTTGGAGCTTCTCCTTAATCGGTGCCGGCGCCAGTTTCCTCTCCGCGCTGCTGGGAAGTGTCGGCCCCGTCATGGCGCCATTCTTCCTGGCCTACGGCCTGGTCAAAAACGCGTACATTGGCACCGAAGCCATGTCGACGGTGGTAATGCACGTCTTCAAACTGATCGCCTACCACGAGTCATCGATTCTTCCCGCACACGCCGTCCTCGCGGGACTCAGCATTGGCCCGGTGATGATCCTGGGCTCGTATCTCGGCAAGCGGATCGTGGCCCGCCTGCCCGAAAAAGTCTTCGTCTGGATTATTGAAGCGACACTGTTGATCGCGGGAGTGGGATTCCTCTGGAAGGGTTAA